The following are encoded in a window of Impatiens glandulifera chromosome 5, dImpGla2.1, whole genome shotgun sequence genomic DNA:
- the LOC124939190 gene encoding secreted RxLR effector protein 161-like, with the protein MEDCNSSKYPMEAKLQLEKDVEGSIVDPKEYRRIIGCLRNLTHTQPDISYAVGIVSRYIKKPTTLHQQTVKHIIRYMKGTMIYGIQLRRGREVEELVGFIYSDLAGDTDDGKSTGGMVFYLNGNLITLQSQKH; encoded by the coding sequence ATGGAGGATTGTAACTCGAGCAAGTATCCTATGGAAGCAAAGTTGCAGCTCGAAAAAGATGTGGAAGGAAGCATAGTGGATCCGAAGGAGTATAGGCGTATCATCGGGTGTCTTAGGAACTTGACACACACTCAACCTGATATCTCCTATGCAGTTGGCATAGTGAGTCGTTACATAAAGAAgcctaccactctacaccaacagACAGTAAAACACATTATTCGTTACATGAAGGGAACGATGATATATGggattcagttaagaagaggacgagaagttgaagaactcgttggttttaTTTACAGCGACTTGGCTGGTGACACAGACGACGGAAAAAGTACTggagggatggtgttttatctcaatgGGAATCTGATCACGTTGCAATCTCAAAAGCATTGA